The following coding sequences are from one Bacillota bacterium window:
- a CDS encoding ZIP family metal transporter — protein MQPVLHATLVGLAAGVLGTGAGAALTATLGVPSRRMLSVLMGLAGGVMLSVVFTELVPEAVEIGGLIYAFAGFILGVGAIGLVDLITPHVHIVSEDCESARFIRAGVLTGIGIAMHNLPEGLAIGASYAHGSSLGFSVAFTIALHNMPEGMAMGAPMCAARLGGARIFAFGALAGLPMAVGALVGAVAGAVSPAVLSVSLGFAGGAMVFITGDELIPDAQEFAVGHSGTFGIVFGVLAGLLLSYLL, from the coding sequence TTGCAGCCTGTACTTCATGCAACTCTCGTAGGCCTCGCCGCCGGCGTGCTAGGCACAGGGGCGGGAGCCGCACTCACAGCAACCCTTGGCGTTCCAAGCAGGCGCATGCTCTCTGTTCTTATGGGTCTCGCCGGCGGGGTTATGCTGTCAGTCGTCTTCACTGAGCTGGTCCCCGAGGCGGTGGAAATCGGCGGGCTGATCTACGCATTTGCCGGGTTCATATTGGGCGTCGGAGCGATCGGCCTTGTCGACTTGATCACCCCCCATGTTCACATAGTCTCCGAGGATTGTGAGAGCGCTCGCTTCATACGCGCAGGGGTCCTCACCGGGATAGGAATCGCCATGCACAACTTGCCCGAAGGTCTGGCCATAGGGGCAAGCTACGCGCATGGGTCCTCCCTGGGGTTCTCGGTGGCTTTCACCATAGCTCTTCACAACATGCCGGAGGGGATGGCCATGGGAGCGCCAATGTGTGCTGCCAGGCTTGGGGGAGCTCGGATCTTCGCTTTCGGCGCCCTCGCGGGGCTGCCGATGGCTGTGGGCGCCCTGGTCGGTGCAGTGGCAGGAGCCGTCTCACCCGCAGTACTCTCCGTCTCCCTTGGGTTCGCCGGCGGCGCCATGGTTTTCATAACCGGGGACGAACTGATCCCCGATGCCCAGGAATTCGCCGTGGGACACTCAGGCACCTTCGGGATCGTCTTTGGGGTGTTGGCCGGTCTTCTTCTTTCCTATCTTCTGTAG
- a CDS encoding FecR family protein, producing MRLRLRAGLSRVAVIGLICLSAAALVFVSQASSGSVCSVARVWGEAWLRGPGGTDPSLWNRLEAGMLLEPGTAIRTGQGAGAVLVFACGSVVRLSEMTETMVGRAGVSASPSQALSSEPSAGASSRGPVTQGISVFVGSVWLEIMKRQVGMTSFEVETPSATIAVRGTSFGVWVGEDGTTQVWVESGLVEVFNDAGSVMVGPGKSAFVRKGEGPRPDGVPGRGAGQDKEHPGKGVKDDGGKGKSNGNAPK from the coding sequence TTGCGATTACGCCTGAGGGCTGGTCTCTCACGGGTGGCTGTAATTGGGCTCATATGTCTCTCGGCGGCTGCTCTTGTCTTCGTGTCGCAGGCATCTTCGGGGAGTGTCTGCTCCGTCGCCCGGGTGTGGGGGGAGGCCTGGCTCCGCGGGCCCGGGGGCACGGACCCTTCACTGTGGAACAGGTTGGAGGCCGGCATGCTGCTGGAGCCGGGCACCGCCATCCGGACTGGACAGGGAGCCGGAGCTGTGTTGGTCTTTGCCTGTGGGAGCGTTGTCAGGCTGTCCGAGATGACCGAGACGATGGTGGGCCGTGCTGGAGTGTCGGCCTCGCCCAGCCAGGCACTCTCGTCAGAGCCGTCGGCAGGCGCCTCTTCCCGCGGACCCGTCACTCAAGGCATTTCGGTATTTGTCGGCAGTGTGTGGTTGGAGATAATGAAACGGCAGGTCGGGATGACGTCGTTCGAAGTCGAGACCCCTTCGGCTACGATCGCAGTGAGAGGGACGTCCTTTGGTGTCTGGGTGGGGGAGGACGGGACCACGCAGGTGTGGGTAGAATCAGGGCTTGTGGAGGTCTTCAACGACGCGGGATCAGTGATGGTGGGGCCCGGCAAGTCCGCCTTTGTGAGGAAAGGTGAGGGGCCCAGGCCGGACGGCGTGCCGGGGCGCGGAGCGGGCCAGGACAAAGAACACCCGGGAAAGGGTGTCAAGGATGATGGCGGAAAAGGCAAGAGCAACGGAAACGCGCCGAAGTGA
- a CDS encoding Crp/Fnr family transcriptional regulator, translating to MTRGALELRPRRGQMIFCQGEASRELYAVLDGHVRIFRTSPEGAEKTLAILEEGDVFGELSAVDGLPRSATAQAVTDCRLVSISPAALMECVARVPGFAQNLLTRLATMLRETDEAVDLLAFTSARGRVASALLRHASASGVPSDSPTPSGLTQSDIAAIASTTRETVNRVLGQLVDAGAISISGRRYIVLDRRLLEEMASS from the coding sequence TTGACTCGGGGTGCTTTGGAGTTGAGACCCCGTCGCGGGCAGATGATCTTCTGCCAGGGTGAAGCCAGTCGGGAACTCTACGCTGTCCTGGATGGACATGTCAGGATCTTCCGGACATCCCCTGAAGGGGCGGAGAAGACTCTGGCGATTCTGGAAGAAGGGGATGTGTTCGGAGAGCTATCGGCCGTGGATGGGCTTCCGAGGTCCGCGACTGCCCAGGCTGTCACGGACTGTCGACTGGTGTCGATAAGCCCGGCGGCCTTGATGGAGTGTGTCGCCCGCGTGCCGGGGTTTGCCCAAAACCTCCTGACGCGGCTGGCGACGATGCTCAGGGAGACTGACGAAGCCGTCGACCTTCTTGCCTTCACCAGCGCCAGAGGGCGTGTTGCCTCGGCGCTCTTGCGCCACGCTTCCGCATCCGGTGTGCCATCTGATTCACCGACCCCGAGCGGACTGACCCAGTCCGACATAGCGGCGATAGCGTCCACGACCCGGGAGACGGTCAACCGTGTGCTTGGACAGCTCGTAGACGCGGGAGCCATCTCCATATCCGGCAGGCGGTACATTGTGCTCGACAGACGCCTGCTGGAGGAGATGGCTTCATCGTGA
- a CDS encoding GNAT family N-acetyltransferase — translation MAVRPVRADDVPAVALIFRKAFPESVAHVYGGIDPPDEGLRDIFRFLAGELPDNFLVWEESGRISGYVVAPRTISMLWARALLRGHLLVWARKWLCGAYRLSIFKVLKLIGNKILFAGSSLRQLAGRHAQILSVAVDPESQGRGIGRALTAAALQLLRTQGAPVVKLEVRPWNIPARRVYSSLGFQEVGRSFDSQGEWLMMEARLSADSATVNTLGGPADDRSVRD, via the coding sequence GTGGCCGTGCGCCCTGTCCGCGCCGACGATGTCCCGGCTGTCGCGCTCATTTTCCGAAAGGCGTTTCCAGAGTCAGTAGCCCATGTCTACGGAGGGATCGATCCCCCGGACGAAGGGCTCCGCGACATCTTCAGGTTCCTTGCGGGCGAGCTCCCTGACAATTTCCTGGTGTGGGAGGAGTCCGGCCGGATCTCTGGGTATGTGGTCGCACCCCGCACGATCTCAATGCTGTGGGCCCGGGCCCTCCTCCGCGGTCACCTCCTGGTCTGGGCGCGAAAATGGCTGTGCGGCGCCTACCGTCTTTCAATCTTCAAGGTCCTGAAGCTCATCGGGAACAAGATCCTCTTCGCCGGGTCTTCCCTGCGGCAACTGGCCGGGCGCCACGCTCAGATACTTTCCGTGGCCGTGGATCCGGAATCGCAAGGACGTGGCATCGGGCGCGCTCTAACGGCAGCCGCGCTCCAACTCCTGCGCACCCAGGGTGCGCCGGTCGTGAAGCTTGAGGTGCGCCCCTGGAACATCCCAGCCAGGCGAGTCTATTCGTCTCTTGGTTTCCAGGAAGTCGGCAGGTCTTTCGACAGCCAAGGCGAGTGGCTCATGATGGAGGCAAGGCTCAGCGCGGATTCGGCAACAGTAAACACCTTGGGCGGGCCGGCCGATGATAGATCTGTGAGAGACTGA
- a CDS encoding HDOD domain-containing protein: MKQLSLTQLVEAVEDLKPLPAIATRVIQLTEDIDSDISDIADAISSDQAITARLLRLSNSPFYGFARRTTTVREAVVRLGLAAIRSQVLIIASGDLLRRKLGGYSLEGLGLWRHSLAAAVCSRKLAARARSPLGEEFFTAGLLHDVGKVILHQHVRSAYEEILEAVSTSKAAWNEAESAVLGFDHALVGEQVALKWNLPQVLVEAIRHHHDPEQADSDGRLHACAVHIADAVCLMMGVGVGGDGLRYRLSTGALAALGLEGSDIQSLVADMVPALRDLESYLDI, encoded by the coding sequence ATGAAACAACTCTCCCTCACACAGCTCGTTGAAGCGGTGGAGGATCTGAAGCCTCTGCCGGCCATCGCAACCAGGGTGATCCAGCTGACTGAAGACATCGACTCAGACATCTCTGATATCGCCGACGCCATCTCGTCCGACCAGGCCATCACCGCGAGACTTCTCCGTCTGTCCAACTCGCCATTCTACGGTTTCGCTCGGAGAACAACTACCGTCAGAGAGGCCGTCGTGCGACTGGGGCTTGCTGCCATCCGTTCTCAGGTGCTCATCATAGCCTCTGGCGACCTGCTCCGGCGCAAGCTGGGCGGGTACTCCCTAGAGGGACTCGGGCTTTGGAGGCACTCTCTTGCTGCAGCTGTGTGCTCCAGGAAGCTTGCCGCGAGGGCTCGCTCTCCTCTCGGCGAGGAGTTCTTCACAGCCGGCCTGCTCCATGATGTTGGTAAGGTCATCCTGCACCAGCATGTCCGGAGTGCATATGAGGAAATCCTCGAGGCAGTCTCAACGTCCAAAGCGGCCTGGAATGAGGCGGAATCAGCCGTACTCGGCTTCGACCATGCGCTGGTCGGAGAACAGGTCGCGCTCAAGTGGAACCTGCCCCAGGTGCTTGTGGAAGCCATCAGGCATCATCATGACCCGGAGCAGGCCGATTCGGATGGACGCTTACATGCGTGCGCGGTTCACATCGCGGACGCGGTATGCCTCATGATGGGGGTGGGAGTCGGTGGGGACGGCCTGCGTTACCGGCTTTCCACCGGAGCTTTGGCGGCTCTCGGGCTTGAAGGCAGCGACATTCAGAGCCTAGTTGCCGACATGGTTCCTGCGCTCAGGGATCTTGAAAGTTACCTCGACATTTGA
- a CDS encoding LysM peptidoglycan-binding domain-containing protein, which translates to MHYTVRDGDTLWLIAQKFGLDYRSIALANSIADPDTVVPGQVLHIPRRTRLIGIVPDYAAHEGLPEALSSPEAFSEIVYTFLRVRPDGSLLRGTVDPSVQTLRAYRTRVLAGVSNQSESVYSTGSLDHCLLDQNRRTVLASEVVDAVATNALDGVVLDFQALAPRHADAYTCLVREVATRLRRMSPYYTVAVYLPFGSLDGGFDVPSLGDCADLVMVEGFEKGSLHFEGPSTPLGWLRDTVARMMDILDRSKIVVALGAYGLDWGPRGPAVFLSCNEAEYLARGTGARVVRDAESGCQWFQYSDRSGQTHTVWFEDSSSLAAKIVLLEEFGIRKIAIWRLGTGPSDLLAVSARAGTWC; encoded by the coding sequence GTGCACTATACGGTCAGAGACGGCGACACTCTGTGGCTGATCGCCCAGAAATTCGGTCTCGACTACCGATCCATCGCCCTCGCGAACTCCATAGCCGACCCCGACACGGTCGTTCCGGGTCAGGTCCTTCACATCCCGCGCAGAACAAGACTGATTGGGATTGTGCCGGATTACGCCGCCCATGAGGGGCTTCCCGAAGCACTCAGCAGCCCAGAGGCGTTTTCGGAGATAGTCTACACCTTTCTCAGGGTGCGCCCGGACGGCTCGCTCCTCCGGGGCACAGTCGATCCCTCGGTGCAGACTCTCAGAGCCTACCGGACAAGAGTCCTGGCGGGCGTGTCCAACCAGTCTGAGTCTGTTTACTCTACCGGTTCTCTCGACCACTGTCTTCTGGATCAGAACCGTCGGACCGTGCTTGCTTCAGAAGTAGTGGATGCGGTAGCCACAAATGCCCTAGATGGGGTGGTCCTCGATTTCCAGGCCCTCGCCCCGCGGCACGCTGACGCTTACACCTGCCTTGTACGGGAAGTAGCCACGCGGTTGAGGCGAATGTCACCGTACTACACTGTGGCGGTGTACCTGCCGTTTGGATCCCTGGACGGTGGGTTCGACGTCCCTTCTCTTGGGGATTGCGCCGACCTCGTCATGGTGGAAGGCTTCGAAAAAGGGTCACTGCATTTCGAGGGGCCGTCCACTCCACTCGGATGGCTCAGGGATACAGTGGCCCGGATGATGGACATCTTGGACCGGTCCAAGATCGTGGTAGCTTTGGGAGCCTACGGGCTCGACTGGGGCCCGCGGGGACCTGCAGTCTTCCTGTCATGCAACGAGGCGGAGTATCTGGCCCGGGGAACCGGGGCTCGGGTCGTGAGAGATGCCGAAAGCGGGTGTCAGTGGTTCCAGTACTCCGACAGGTCTGGACAGACGCATACTGTGTGGTTTGAGGACTCTTCCTCGCTAGCGGCTAAGATCGTCCTGCTAGAGGAGTTCGGCATCAGAAAGATCGCAATCTGGCGGTTGGGCACCGGCCCGTCGGATCTCCTGGCAGTATCGGCGCGGGCTGGGACGTGGTGTTGA
- a CDS encoding ATP-dependent Clp protease proteolytic subunit gives MRVSILDVIWILVIFWSFFPMLSQRNRDLSRYRLIQRIERKRNSRVITLIHRQESMSLLGITFARSINIEDSEQILRAIRMTDDDVPIDIVLHTPGGLVLASEQIARAIRKHPAKVTVFVPHYAMSGGTLLALSADEIVMDSNAVLGPVDPQIGSYPAVSILNAVARKPIADVDDQTLILADVAEKAVRQVRDLVLEILRDKMPEDQATQVAEALSSGRWTHDYPITCDELRSMGLSACNEMPAEIYELMELYPQPPSRRPSVQYIPIPYGTRGDERRPD, from the coding sequence ATGAGAGTATCGATTCTGGATGTTATCTGGATCCTCGTGATCTTCTGGAGTTTCTTCCCCATGCTCTCGCAGAGAAACCGGGACCTCTCCAGGTACCGGCTCATTCAGCGAATAGAGCGCAAGCGCAACTCGAGGGTCATAACGTTGATCCATCGTCAGGAGTCCATGAGCTTGCTCGGCATCACTTTCGCGAGAAGCATCAACATCGAGGACTCTGAGCAGATCCTTCGGGCGATCAGGATGACCGACGACGATGTGCCCATAGACATCGTACTCCATACCCCCGGCGGCCTGGTGCTCGCGTCTGAGCAGATTGCGAGGGCAATACGTAAGCATCCTGCAAAAGTGACTGTGTTCGTCCCTCACTATGCGATGTCGGGAGGCACCCTTCTCGCCCTTTCCGCCGACGAGATAGTGATGGACTCCAACGCGGTGCTAGGTCCTGTCGATCCGCAGATAGGCAGCTACCCGGCAGTGTCGATTCTGAACGCCGTCGCGCGCAAGCCCATCGCAGACGTGGACGACCAGACATTGATCCTTGCTGATGTGGCAGAGAAGGCCGTGAGGCAGGTCCGTGACCTTGTTTTGGAGATTCTCCGGGATAAGATGCCAGAAGACCAGGCTACTCAGGTAGCGGAGGCGTTGTCCAGCGGGAGATGGACCCACGACTACCCAATAACTTGCGACGAGCTTCGGAGCATGGGGCTTTCCGCGTGCAACGAGATGCCAGCGGAGATCTATGAGCTCATGGAGCTCTACCCTCAGCCTCCGTCCAGGCGGCCTTCAGTCCAGTACATACCGATCCCGTACGGGACGCGAGGCGATGAGCGCAGGCCAGACTGA
- a CDS encoding polysaccharide deacetylase family protein codes for MLRLDSYLVLSAVAYIIGAAPGLPLPAFASHLGSRHPWLSPVLRGLLAEAAARTFIGTPISTVVAGLAVVIGASWSFMRPNRAGLVVPAAIGAGTLVSPLAAFLSGAVAFLTSRVLRPQRGASMLVPTFVGALLYPPLVWYFERFDLHLVFAVVLSLIAIYKVLPGLPPREAETPGLRRLAIFRAVMARVAVGVVLMSLLALFFFNRYVYKGFGLQVEIFRRGSDEFRLVALTFDDGPNPEYTIPILDILCDEEVPATFFLIGSEVLKYPDIARRIVDAGHEVGNHTHTHRNMFGLPAGPMQHEIDEAEKAIEAATGVRPTLFRPPRGLYDSRLVEMLRERRYTLALWSVSSRDWAEVTEASMVQRLTRIVRNGDVILFHDGGSLVSSQGGDRTNTVSALPRLIANLRQRGFSFVTLSDLILISGLTGHDADLNGGE; via the coding sequence TTGCTGCGCCTTGACTCCTACCTTGTGCTCTCAGCAGTTGCCTACATCATCGGAGCAGCGCCTGGGCTCCCGCTACCCGCTTTTGCGTCCCACCTTGGGTCGAGGCATCCGTGGCTTTCGCCCGTGCTCCGCGGCCTGTTGGCCGAGGCCGCAGCGCGGACGTTCATAGGAACGCCGATCTCGACCGTGGTCGCAGGCCTCGCGGTGGTAATCGGAGCATCGTGGTCGTTCATGCGCCCCAACCGAGCCGGGCTTGTAGTCCCAGCCGCGATCGGCGCGGGAACCTTAGTTTCCCCTCTCGCCGCTTTCCTGAGCGGTGCCGTTGCCTTTCTGACCAGCCGGGTATTGCGGCCTCAGCGAGGTGCATCCATGCTGGTCCCCACTTTCGTGGGAGCGCTGCTCTACCCTCCGCTTGTGTGGTATTTCGAACGTTTCGACCTACATCTGGTATTCGCGGTGGTCCTCTCGCTCATAGCCATCTACAAGGTGCTCCCGGGGCTCCCACCGCGTGAGGCCGAGACTCCCGGCCTTCGGCGCCTGGCCATCTTCCGCGCTGTGATGGCCAGGGTCGCGGTGGGCGTAGTTCTCATGTCGCTGCTTGCCCTGTTCTTCTTCAACCGGTACGTGTACAAGGGATTTGGCTTGCAGGTTGAGATTTTCAGACGTGGCAGCGACGAGTTCCGCCTGGTGGCGCTCACATTCGACGACGGGCCCAACCCGGAGTACACCATCCCGATCCTCGACATTCTCTGCGACGAAGAGGTGCCGGCGACGTTCTTCCTCATAGGCTCGGAAGTGCTCAAGTACCCAGACATTGCCAGGCGTATCGTCGACGCCGGGCATGAGGTCGGGAACCATACACACACCCACCGGAACATGTTTGGGCTCCCGGCCGGTCCGATGCAGCACGAAATCGATGAAGCTGAAAAAGCCATAGAAGCGGCAACCGGAGTGAGGCCAACGCTTTTCCGGCCTCCCCGAGGGCTTTACGACAGCAGGCTTGTGGAGATGCTCCGTGAGAGAAGATACACCCTCGCGCTGTGGAGTGTGAGCTCCCGCGATTGGGCGGAGGTGACCGAGGCCAGCATGGTCCAACGTCTCACCAGAATCGTACGGAACGGAGACGTCATACTCTTCCACGATGGGGGAAGCCTCGTATCTAGCCAGGGTGGGGACCGGACCAATACCGTGTCGGCGCTCCCACGCCTGATCGCAAACCTCAGGCAAAGAGGGTTCTCCTTTGTTACTCTCTCCGACTTGATTCTGATCTCCGGATTGACCGGGCACGACGCAGACTTGAACGGAGGTGAGTGA